In Nostoc sp. GT001, a genomic segment contains:
- a CDS encoding M20 family metallopeptidase, translated as MLTHIKDLAAKLAPRLIEIRRHIHSHPELSGQEYQTAAFVAGVLSSSGLHVQEGVGKTGVIGELQGTGQNDRLLAIRTDMDALPIQEGTNLEYASRADGIMHACGHDVHTTVGLGTAMVLSQMAEELGGKVRFLFQPAEEIAQGASWMVKDGAMENVSAVLGVHVFPSIPAGSIGVRYGALTAAADDLEILIMGESGHGARPHEAIDAIWIACQVITALQQAISRTQNPLRPVVLSIGKINGGRAPNIIADKVQLLGTVRSLHPETRAHLPNWIENIVSNVCQTYGAKYQVNYRQGVPSVQNDYALTQLLQSAAEEAWSSDRVQVLPEPSLGAEDFSMYLEHVPGSMFRLGVGYKERIINHPLHHPQFEVDESAIITGVVTMAYTAYKYCQQNL; from the coding sequence ATGCTTACCCATATAAAAGACTTAGCAGCAAAACTAGCGCCTCGCTTAATTGAAATTCGCCGCCACATCCATTCTCACCCAGAACTCAGCGGTCAGGAGTACCAAACAGCAGCTTTCGTAGCTGGTGTTTTGTCTTCTAGTGGGTTACACGTACAAGAGGGAGTTGGCAAAACGGGTGTCATTGGAGAACTCCAAGGTACTGGCCAAAATGACCGTTTATTGGCAATTCGCACTGATATGGATGCCTTGCCAATTCAAGAGGGCACTAATTTAGAATATGCCTCTCGTGCAGATGGTATTATGCACGCTTGCGGTCACGATGTCCATACCACTGTGGGGTTAGGAACGGCAATGGTGCTGTCCCAAATGGCCGAGGAGTTGGGTGGGAAAGTGCGGTTTTTATTTCAGCCAGCCGAGGAAATTGCTCAAGGGGCAAGCTGGATGGTGAAAGATGGAGCAATGGAAAATGTCTCGGCTGTATTAGGGGTTCATGTTTTCCCTTCTATACCCGCAGGATCTATTGGTGTGCGTTACGGGGCTTTGACAGCCGCCGCTGATGATTTAGAGATTCTGATTATGGGAGAATCTGGACACGGGGCGCGTCCCCATGAGGCGATTGATGCGATTTGGATTGCTTGCCAAGTGATTACTGCGCTGCAACAAGCCATCAGCCGGACACAAAATCCTTTACGTCCTGTAGTATTAAGTATCGGGAAAATTAATGGTGGCAGAGCGCCGAATATAATTGCGGATAAAGTGCAGTTATTGGGAACAGTGCGATCGCTCCATCCCGAAACCCGTGCCCATCTCCCAAACTGGATTGAAAACATTGTATCTAATGTTTGCCAAACTTACGGAGCAAAGTATCAAGTCAATTATCGCCAAGGTGTACCCAGCGTCCAAAATGATTACGCCCTGACACAATTGTTACAATCAGCCGCAGAAGAAGCTTGGAGTAGCGATCGCGTTCAAGTACTACCCGAACCTTCCCTTGGTGCTGAAGATTTTTCGATGTATTTGGAACACGTCCCTGGTTCCATGTTTCGCTTGGGTGTCGGCTACAAAGAAAGAATCATTAACCACCCATTACACCATCCCCAATTTGAAGTTGATGAATCTGCTATTATCACCGGGGTTGTCACTATGGCATACACAGCTTATAAATACTGTCAGCAAAATTTGTAA